One segment of Ascidiaceihabitans donghaensis DNA contains the following:
- a CDS encoding YiaA/YiaB family inner membrane protein, which yields MYNENSDNGMILTINVAGVLLAYALLAISLWMSTDVPLSTKGYWGMGIVLLTISLINVVKYRFDQRSSADRIRQIEDAKNERLLEEFVSDPKA from the coding sequence ATGTACAATGAAAATTCAGATAACGGCATGATCCTGACCATCAATGTGGCTGGCGTGCTTTTGGCGTACGCTTTGCTGGCGATTTCCTTGTGGATGTCCACGGATGTGCCGCTTTCGACCAAAGGCTACTGGGGCATGGGCATCGTGCTTTTGACCATCAGCTTGATCAACGTTGTGAAATATCGCTTTGACCAGCGATCCAGCGCTGACCGCATTCGTCAAATCGAAGACGCAAAGAACGAACGGTTGTTGGAAGAGTTTGTGAGTGATCCGAAGGCCTAA
- a CDS encoding TetR/AcrR family transcriptional regulator, producing MAGKVQERKEKLRVTLIDVAQNQIVSGGLASLKARDIARQAECALGAIYNVFDDINALVMAVNGRTFHALGADVTAAVEQAQGQSPNAQLIAMSKAYLGFAVDNTHLWRALFDLDMSVESQVPDWYLAELGQLFAHIAVPLAQLFPDLPEAELDLMVRALFSSVHGIVLLGLQNRISAVPRDQIEMMIAQVLNQVG from the coding sequence ATGGCGGGCAAGGTTCAAGAGCGCAAAGAAAAGCTGCGTGTCACATTGATAGATGTGGCGCAGAACCAGATTGTATCTGGTGGGTTGGCATCTTTGAAAGCACGTGACATTGCGCGACAGGCGGAGTGTGCTTTGGGTGCCATCTACAATGTATTCGACGATATCAATGCGTTGGTGATGGCGGTGAACGGGCGGACGTTCCATGCGCTGGGCGCGGATGTGACGGCGGCTGTTGAGCAGGCGCAGGGGCAGTCACCCAATGCGCAGTTGATCGCAATGTCCAAAGCCTATCTGGGGTTTGCTGTAGACAATACGCATTTATGGCGGGCGTTGTTTGATTTGGACATGTCTGTCGAAAGTCAGGTACCTGATTGGTATTTGGCTGAACTTGGTCAGCTTTTTGCGCATATTGCGGTGCCTTTGGCGCAGTTGTTTCCGGATTTGCCAGAAGCAGAACTTGATCTGATGGTGCGCGCTTTGTTTTCTTCGGTGCATGGAATTGTGTTGCTGGGGCTGCAAAACCGCATATCGGCTGTGCCGCGCGATCAGATAGAGATGATGATTGCCCAGGTTTTGAACCAAGTCGGGTAG
- the carB gene encoding carbamoyl-phosphate synthase large subunit — translation MPKRTDIKSIMIIGAGPIVIGQACEFDYSGAQACKALREEGYRIILVNSNPATIMTDPGMADATYIEPITPEVVAKIIEKERPDALLPTMGGQTGLNTSLALEEMGVLDKYNVEMIGAKREAIEMAEDRKLFREAMDRLGIENPRAAIVTAPKDADGKKDLVAGVQLAVDVLEEVGLPAIIRPAFTMGGTGGGIAYNRDDYEHFCRSGMDASPVGQILVDESLIGWKEFEMEVVRDTADNAIIVCSIENVDPMGVHTGDSITVAPALTLTDKEYQIMRNHSIAVLREIGVETGGSNVQWSVNPADGRMVVIEMNPRVSRSSALASKATGFPIAKIAAKLAVGYTLDELDNDITGVTPASFEPTIDYVVTKIPKFAFEKFPGSEPYLTTAMKSVGEAMAIGRTIHESLQKALASMESGLTGFDDIDIPGAPDKAAVTNAIAQVTPDRMRTIAQAMRHGLTNDEIFAVTKFDPWFLDRIREIVDAEAEVIKNGLPVTEDGLRALKMMGFTDARLGHLTGRDETNVRKARQNLGVVACFKRIDTCAAEFEAQTPYMYSTYEAPMMGEVECEARPSDRKKVVILGGGPNRIGQGIEFDYCCCHACYALTDAGYETIMVNCNPETVSTDYDTSDRLYFEPLTFEHVMEILRVEQDNGTLHGVIVQFGGQTPLKIAQALNDEGIPILGTTPDAIDLAEDRERFQELVQNLGLKQPHNGLAHSDDEALEIAGDIGFPLVIRPSYVLGGRAMEIVRDQAQLERYISEAVVVSGDSPVLLDSYLAGAVELDVDAICDGTDVHVAGIMQHIEEAGVHSGDSACSLPPYSLSREIIAEIEKQTHALAHGLKVVGLMNIQFAIKADSSGTDEIFLIEVNPRASRTVPFVAKATDSAIASIAARVMAGEPLSNFPMRPPYDADAGYDDVLPLGDPMTLADPNMPWFSVKEAVLPFARFPGVDTILGPEMRSTGEVMGWDRTFPRAFLKAQMGAGMVLPRSGCVFISIKDSDKTADMLDGARVLTDLGFTFVGTRGTSAWLVENGVSCDVVNKVYEGRPDITDMMKDGGVQLVMNTTEGAQAVEDSRSIRSIALYDKIPYYTTAAASYAAALAIKEQAEGDVVVKSLQG, via the coding sequence ATGCCAAAGAGAACCGACATCAAGTCGATCATGATCATTGGTGCAGGTCCTATTGTCATCGGACAGGCCTGCGAATTTGACTACTCCGGCGCACAGGCCTGCAAGGCGTTGCGCGAAGAAGGGTATCGGATCATTCTGGTCAACTCGAACCCCGCGACGATCATGACTGACCCCGGCATGGCGGACGCCACCTACATTGAGCCGATCACGCCCGAAGTCGTCGCCAAGATCATCGAAAAAGAACGCCCCGACGCGCTGCTGCCCACCATGGGCGGGCAGACCGGTTTGAACACGTCCCTCGCCCTTGAAGAAATGGGCGTTCTGGACAAATACAACGTCGAAATGATCGGCGCAAAACGCGAAGCCATTGAAATGGCAGAAGATCGCAAGCTGTTCCGCGAAGCCATGGACCGCCTTGGCATCGAAAACCCGCGTGCGGCCATTGTTACGGCCCCTAAAGATGCGGACGGCAAAAAGGACCTTGTTGCCGGTGTTCAGCTTGCCGTTGACGTTTTGGAAGAAGTGGGTTTGCCGGCCATCATCCGCCCCGCCTTTACCATGGGCGGTACCGGCGGCGGCATTGCCTACAACCGCGACGATTATGAACACTTCTGCCGGTCTGGCATGGATGCGTCACCCGTGGGCCAGATCCTTGTCGACGAATCCCTGATCGGCTGGAAAGAGTTCGAAATGGAAGTCGTGCGCGACACCGCCGACAACGCCATCATCGTCTGCTCTATCGAGAATGTGGACCCCATGGGGGTGCACACAGGTGATTCTATCACCGTGGCCCCAGCGTTGACCCTCACCGACAAAGAATACCAAATCATGCGCAACCACTCGATCGCTGTTCTGCGCGAAATTGGCGTGGAAACCGGCGGATCGAATGTGCAGTGGTCCGTGAACCCTGCTGACGGGCGTATGGTTGTGATCGAAATGAACCCCCGCGTGTCGCGGTCCTCTGCGCTGGCGTCCAAGGCAACGGGTTTCCCCATCGCCAAGATCGCCGCAAAGCTGGCTGTTGGCTACACGCTGGACGAATTGGACAACGACATCACTGGCGTTACACCTGCGTCTTTTGAGCCGACAATCGACTACGTTGTCACCAAGATCCCGAAATTCGCATTTGAGAAATTCCCCGGCTCCGAACCCTATCTGACAACGGCCATGAAATCTGTGGGCGAAGCGATGGCCATCGGCCGCACCATCCACGAATCCTTGCAAAAGGCCTTGGCCTCCATGGAATCGGGCCTGACCGGCTTTGACGACATCGACATCCCCGGCGCACCGGACAAGGCCGCCGTGACAAACGCCATCGCGCAAGTCACCCCCGACCGCATGCGCACCATCGCGCAAGCCATGCGCCACGGGCTGACCAACGATGAAATCTTTGCCGTCACCAAATTTGATCCATGGTTCCTCGACCGCATCCGCGAAATCGTCGACGCCGAAGCCGAAGTGATCAAAAACGGCCTGCCCGTCACCGAAGACGGCCTGCGTGCGCTCAAAATGATGGGGTTCACCGACGCCCGCCTTGGGCATCTGACCGGTCGCGACGAAACGAACGTGCGCAAAGCCCGCCAAAACCTTGGCGTTGTGGCCTGTTTCAAACGCATCGACACCTGCGCGGCAGAATTTGAAGCCCAGACACCTTATATGTATTCCACCTACGAAGCTCCGATGATGGGCGAGGTTGAATGCGAAGCGCGTCCCTCGGATCGCAAAAAGGTCGTTATCCTTGGCGGTGGCCCTAACCGGATTGGGCAAGGGATCGAGTTCGACTATTGCTGCTGCCACGCCTGCTACGCGCTCACGGATGCGGGCTATGAGACGATCATGGTCAACTGCAACCCCGAAACCGTATCCACAGACTACGACACCTCGGATCGCCTCTATTTTGAGCCGCTGACCTTCGAACACGTTATGGAAATCCTACGCGTTGAACAGGACAACGGCACCCTGCACGGCGTCATCGTGCAATTTGGTGGCCAGACACCTTTGAAAATCGCCCAGGCGCTAAACGATGAAGGCATCCCGATCCTCGGCACCACACCGGACGCGATTGATCTGGCGGAAGACCGCGAACGCTTTCAAGAGCTGGTGCAAAACCTTGGGCTAAAACAGCCGCACAACGGCTTGGCGCATTCAGACGACGAAGCGCTGGAAATCGCTGGCGACATCGGATTTCCGCTGGTGATCCGCCCCTCGTACGTTTTGGGGGGCCGCGCCATGGAAATCGTGCGCGATCAAGCCCAGCTGGAACGCTACATCTCAGAGGCAGTTGTGGTGTCTGGCGATAGCCCCGTTCTGCTCGACAGCTACCTTGCAGGGGCCGTAGAGCTGGACGTGGACGCAATTTGTGACGGCACAGACGTGCATGTGGCCGGCATCATGCAGCACATCGAAGAGGCAGGCGTGCATTCGGGCGACAGCGCCTGTTCCCTGCCCCCCTATTCTTTGTCCCGCGAAATCATCGCAGAAATCGAGAAACAAACCCACGCGCTGGCGCATGGTCTGAAGGTTGTCGGATTGATGAACATCCAGTTCGCGATCAAAGCCGATTCTTCCGGAACGGATGAGATCTTCCTGATCGAGGTCAACCCACGCGCGTCGCGCACCGTGCCCTTTGTGGCCAAAGCGACCGATTCGGCGATTGCTTCTATCGCCGCGCGGGTCATGGCGGGTGAACCCCTGTCGAACTTCCCGATGCGTCCCCCCTACGATGCAGACGCAGGCTACGACGATGTTCTGCCTTTGGGCGATCCGATGACATTGGCTGATCCGAACATGCCGTGGTTCTCGGTAAAAGAGGCTGTGCTGCCATTCGCCCGTTTCCCGGGCGTCGACACCATCCTTGGGCCAGAAATGCGGTCGACCGGAGAAGTCATGGGATGGGACCGCACCTTCCCACGCGCCTTTTTGAAAGCCCAAATGGGCGCAGGCATGGTATTGCCACGTTCAGGCTGCGTGTTCATTTCCATCAAGGATTCCGACAAAACTGCCGATATGTTGGATGGCGCCCGTGTGTTGACCGATCTTGGCTTCACCTTCGTGGGCACGCGCGGCACATCGGCATGGTTGGTTGAAAACGGCGTGTCCTGTGATGTGGTGAACAAAGTCTATGAAGGGCGCCCCGACATCACGGACATGATGAAAGACGGCGGTGTGCAGCTGGTTATGAACACCACAGAAGGCGCACAGGCGGTTGAAGATTCCAGATCAATCCGTTCCATCGCGCTGTACGACAAGATCCCGTATTATACGACGGCGGCCGCCAGCTACGCTGCCGCGCTTGCAATCAAAGAACAGGCCGAAGGCGACGTAGTGGTCAAGTCACTGCAGGGTTAG
- a CDS encoding PspA/IM30 family protein, translated as MFGTLKTLMIGANARAEEHVRQVYSIELIEQKIREAQDGLKSAKYALAGLIQRARSEERLIATLNTRVTDLMARAGEAMAGGREDMAAQAAQAVADMENEIEVRRETLSRLESRILRLRASVETANRRIIDLKQGAIAAKAVKREHDVQSRLGRTLTQDSAIDEADALIKSVLGRDDPLEQREILNEIDQDLSHEGVADRMAAAGFGTASKTTAADVLKRFSTT; from the coding sequence ATGTTTGGAACTTTGAAAACACTGATGATCGGCGCAAACGCCCGGGCCGAAGAACATGTACGCCAAGTCTATTCGATAGAATTGATCGAACAGAAAATCCGCGAAGCTCAGGACGGTCTCAAATCTGCAAAATACGCATTGGCCGGTCTTATCCAACGCGCCCGTTCCGAAGAGCGACTGATCGCAACGCTGAACACCCGCGTCACTGATTTGATGGCCCGTGCCGGAGAGGCTATGGCGGGGGGACGCGAAGACATGGCCGCCCAAGCCGCCCAAGCCGTTGCAGACATGGAAAACGAAATTGAAGTCCGCCGCGAAACGCTTAGTCGTCTCGAAAGCCGCATTTTGCGTCTGCGTGCTTCGGTTGAAACCGCAAATCGCCGGATCATTGACCTTAAACAAGGTGCGATTGCCGCAAAAGCTGTGAAGCGCGAACACGATGTTCAATCTCGATTGGGGCGCACTTTGACCCAAGACAGCGCCATAGATGAGGCAGATGCACTGATCAAATCCGTTCTGGGTCGTGATGACCCGCTTGAGCAACGCGAGATATTGAATGAAATTGATCAGGACCTGTCCCACGAGGGTGTTGCGGACCGCATGGCCGCCGCGGGTTTTGGCACCGCCAGCAAAACCACAGCAGCAGACGTGCTAAAGCGTTTCAGCACCACATAA
- a CDS encoding NAD kinase, producing the protein MKIAFTASTTPVAQTARAALIGRYGDVPLEEADVIVALGGDGFMLQTLHFTEKLPAAVYGMNRGTIGFLMNEYNESNLIDRLHSAEVAALNPLSMDAVDASGKTHKALAINEVSLLRASAQAAKLRITVDGRLRMEELVCDGALVATPAGSTAYNYSAHGPVLPIGSDVLALTAVAAFRPRRWRGALLPKTATVRFDVSEPEKRPVMAEADSRSFKNIVSVVIRSNPAVTHRILFDPGHGLEERLISEQFN; encoded by the coding sequence ATGAAAATCGCCTTTACGGCCAGCACCACACCTGTGGCGCAAACGGCGCGGGCCGCATTGATTGGCCGGTACGGTGATGTCCCCTTGGAAGAGGCGGATGTGATCGTGGCCTTGGGCGGCGACGGCTTTATGCTGCAAACGCTGCATTTCACCGAAAAGCTGCCGGCGGCCGTCTACGGGATGAACCGTGGCACCATCGGCTTTTTGATGAATGAATACAATGAAAGCAATCTGATTGATCGCCTTCATTCCGCCGAGGTTGCCGCCCTCAACCCGCTGTCTATGGATGCGGTCGACGCAAGCGGCAAAACCCACAAAGCGCTGGCCATCAACGAAGTGTCGCTGCTGCGCGCCAGTGCGCAAGCGGCCAAGCTGCGTATCACTGTGGACGGGCGGTTGCGCATGGAAGAACTGGTGTGTGACGGGGCGCTGGTCGCAACCCCTGCGGGGTCCACGGCCTACAATTATTCCGCGCACGGTCCCGTTTTGCCCATTGGTTCGGATGTTTTGGCATTGACCGCTGTGGCCGCTTTTCGCCCGCGCCGGTGGCGTGGGGCATTGTTGCCCAAAACCGCCACCGTGCGCTTTGATGTGTCAGAGCCGGAAAAACGCCCTGTGATGGCGGAAGCGGATTCGCGATCTTTCAAAAATATTGTGTCCGTTGTGATCCGGTCGAACCCCGCTGTGACACACCGTATTCTGTTTGATCCCGGGCACGGGCTGGAAGAGCGCCTGATCTCAGAGCAATTCAACTGA
- a CDS encoding endonuclease/exonuclease/phosphatase family protein has protein sequence MAFYGSLKNENVYPRGCQVPGQAGWIAHRLLRLRAMLNGQITSKRRPNSLIIGSWNIRHFDGGRKRLHESYHYIAEIIDHFDVCAVQEVKDLEAVEKLMRLLGPNWDYFVNDSSGAGRGNHERMAFLYNRNTVRFRNLIGELVLPKDALPNDEQLARTPFFAAFQAGWFKFTLCSAHIVFKEEDGRPLREDEIGAVASILADRAKDTGDVQIFLGDMNIDKREDASFKALTDNGFEVPDIGPTSLGGTKHYDQIAFAGPSHVSHMLGHGVIKWQEAVFREDEVADYEQVAMDIRETPNTGKPYSNWAREYTSWRTHEMSDHLPVWIELEVDYSNNYLAGITALD, from the coding sequence ATGGCTTTCTACGGGTCTTTGAAAAATGAAAATGTTTATCCCAGGGGCTGTCAGGTGCCGGGGCAAGCTGGTTGGATTGCGCATCGTCTGTTGCGTTTGCGTGCGATGCTGAATGGTCAGATCACATCAAAACGTCGGCCCAATTCATTGATCATCGGGTCGTGGAACATCCGTCATTTTGATGGTGGGCGAAAACGTCTGCATGAAAGCTATCACTACATTGCGGAAATCATTGACCACTTTGATGTGTGTGCTGTTCAGGAAGTTAAAGATCTTGAAGCTGTGGAAAAGTTGATGCGTCTTCTGGGCCCCAACTGGGATTACTTTGTCAACGACAGCTCGGGCGCGGGGCGCGGCAACCATGAACGCATGGCATTTTTATACAACCGAAACACTGTCCGGTTCCGCAATTTGATTGGTGAGCTGGTGTTGCCTAAAGATGCGCTGCCCAACGACGAACAACTGGCGCGAACACCTTTTTTTGCGGCGTTTCAGGCAGGCTGGTTCAAATTCACTTTGTGTTCTGCCCATATCGTTTTCAAAGAAGAAGACGGGCGTCCGCTGCGCGAAGATGAAATCGGGGCTGTTGCCAGCATTCTGGCAGATCGGGCAAAAGACACCGGTGATGTCCAGATATTTCTAGGGGACATGAACATCGACAAACGCGAGGATGCCAGTTTCAAAGCGTTGACGGACAACGGTTTTGAAGTGCCTGACATCGGGCCCACGTCTTTGGGCGGCACCAAACACTACGATCAGATCGCCTTTGCCGGTCCGTCCCACGTTTCGCACATGCTGGGGCATGGTGTCATCAAGTGGCAAGAGGCCGTGTTTCGTGAAGATGAGGTCGCGGATTATGAACAGGTTGCGATGGATATTCGCGAGACGCCGAACACAGGGAAACCCTATTCCAATTGGGCGCGTGAGTATACCAGTTGGCGGACGCATGAAATGTCGGACCATTTGCCCGTCTGGATCGAGCTGGAAGTCGACTATTCAAACAACTATCTGGCGGGCATCACCGCGCTGGATTAG
- a CDS encoding alpha/beta fold hydrolase: MLNFIDIGTDSASAPALLIAHGLYGSARNWGVISKRLSDTRRVITVDMRNHGDSPHFPTNSYEDMAQDLAGVIEHIGGPVDLLGHSMGGKTAMTLALTQPELLRSLIVADIAPVSYTHSQLPNILAMKSVDLTAITRRSDAGAQLATAGVDPAVQPFLLQSLDVKAKRWKLNLDVLEAEMPKIMSFPSLQSTCEQPTLFLSGATSDYVKREDRNHIKLLFPKARFAKIPDAGHWLHAEQPRAFEAAVRTYLDAVQNA, encoded by the coding sequence ATGCTCAATTTCATCGACATTGGCACCGACTCAGCCTCGGCGCCCGCCCTTCTGATCGCCCACGGGCTGTACGGATCTGCCCGCAATTGGGGTGTCATTTCGAAACGTCTGTCTGATACGCGCCGCGTGATTACAGTAGACATGCGCAATCACGGTGACAGCCCGCATTTTCCAACCAACAGCTATGAAGATATGGCTCAGGACCTGGCCGGCGTGATTGAACATATCGGCGGCCCCGTTGATCTGTTGGGGCACTCTATGGGTGGCAAAACGGCAATGACCCTGGCGCTGACCCAGCCCGAACTGCTGCGCAGTCTGATCGTGGCCGATATCGCCCCTGTCAGCTACACCCATTCCCAATTGCCTAATATACTGGCCATGAAATCTGTTGATCTGACAGCGATCACGCGCCGCTCTGATGCGGGGGCGCAACTGGCGACAGCGGGCGTCGATCCCGCCGTACAGCCCTTTTTGTTGCAATCGCTGGATGTGAAGGCAAAACGGTGGAAGCTGAACCTGGACGTGCTTGAAGCCGAAATGCCCAAAATCATGTCCTTTCCCTCGCTTCAATCCACCTGCGAGCAGCCGACATTGTTTCTGAGCGGGGCAACATCGGACTATGTCAAACGCGAAGACCGCAACCACATTAAATTGTTGTTCCCAAAAGCGCGTTTTGCCAAAATACCGGACGCAGGGCATTGGTTGCATGCCGAACAACCCCGCGCCTTCGAAGCGGCCGTGCGGACGTACCTCGATGCGGTGCAAAACGCCTAA
- the glyA gene encoding serine hydroxymethyltransferase, with protein sequence MNAPHNNDGFFTQSLADRDPELFGSITSELGRQRDEIELIASENIVSAAVMEAQGSVMTNKYAEGYPGRRYYGGCQYVDIAENLAIERAKQLFGCDFANVQPNSGSQANQGVFQALLKPGDTILGMSLDAGGHLTHGAAPNQSGKWFNAVQYGVRREDNLLDYDQVEALAKEHKPQMIIAGGSAIPRQIDFKRMREIADMVGAYLHVDMAHFAGLVAAGEHPSPFPHAHVATTTTHKTLRGPRGGMIVTNDEALAKKFNSAIFPGIQGGPLMHVIAAKAVAFGEALRPEFKTYIQQVIKNAQAMSDQLIKGGLDTVTHGTDTHVMLVDLRPKGVKGNATEKALGRAHITCNKNGVPFDDEKPTITSGIRLGSPAGTTRGFGEDEFRQIADWINEVVDGLAANGEDGNGAVEAKVKAEVAAMCARFPLYPNL encoded by the coding sequence ATGAACGCGCCTCACAATAATGATGGTTTTTTCACACAATCCCTCGCGGATCGCGACCCTGAGCTGTTCGGTTCGATCACCTCTGAACTTGGCCGCCAACGCGACGAGATTGAACTGATCGCATCCGAGAACATTGTCTCTGCCGCCGTGATGGAAGCGCAAGGCTCTGTCATGACCAACAAATACGCAGAAGGCTATCCGGGGCGCCGCTACTATGGTGGCTGCCAATACGTCGATATTGCGGAAAATCTCGCGATTGAACGCGCCAAACAGCTGTTTGGCTGCGACTTTGCGAACGTGCAACCTAACTCCGGGTCCCAAGCCAACCAGGGCGTTTTTCAGGCTTTGCTAAAGCCTGGCGACACTATTTTGGGCATGTCTTTGGATGCGGGTGGCCACCTGACACACGGTGCGGCCCCCAACCAGTCCGGAAAATGGTTCAATGCAGTGCAATACGGTGTACGCCGCGAAGACAACCTTCTGGACTATGATCAGGTTGAGGCGCTCGCCAAAGAGCACAAACCGCAAATGATCATTGCAGGCGGCTCTGCCATTCCGCGTCAAATCGATTTCAAACGCATGCGCGAAATCGCCGACATGGTAGGCGCGTACTTGCATGTGGACATGGCCCACTTTGCCGGGCTTGTGGCTGCAGGTGAACATCCGTCGCCTTTCCCCCACGCCCATGTCGCAACAACCACCACGCATAAAACCCTGCGCGGACCCCGTGGCGGCATGATCGTGACCAACGACGAAGCACTGGCCAAGAAATTCAACTCTGCGATCTTCCCCGGCATTCAGGGTGGTCCTTTGATGCATGTGATCGCCGCCAAAGCTGTGGCCTTCGGGGAAGCACTGCGCCCCGAATTCAAAACCTACATCCAGCAAGTGATCAAAAACGCGCAAGCCATGTCGGATCAACTGATCAAAGGTGGCTTGGATACTGTGACACACGGCACCGACACCCATGTGATGCTGGTGGATCTGCGCCCCAAAGGGGTCAAGGGCAACGCCACTGAAAAAGCTTTGGGACGTGCGCATATCACTTGCAACAAAAATGGCGTGCCGTTCGACGACGAAAAACCCACGATCACATCCGGTATCCGGCTTGGATCACCCGCCGGTACAACACGCGGGTTCGGAGAAGACGAGTTCCGCCAGATCGCGGACTGGATCAACGAGGTGGTCGACGGATTGGCGGCGAACGGCGAAGATGGCAACGGCGCAGTCGAAGCCAAAGTCAAAGCAGAAGTAGCAGCCATGTGCGCCCGCTTCCCGCTGTACCCGAACCTTTAA
- a CDS encoding Coenzyme F420 hydrogenase/dehydrogenase, beta subunit C-terminal domain: MDLRDPAPRSLCTDCGVSRMKDPSMCGRACQFIQPDYPALEAQIHGRVRGIGDEMYFGAFKAMYKARMATPKTGAQWTGITTSLAADLLDKGKVDAVLCVVPDPEDVWKPRPTLITDAQNMAQARGMRMGYAPLLALLEEAQARGYSRLCVVGIPCQIYALRALEADLGFERIYVIGTPCSDNTTTENFHSFLALLDEDPETITYLEFRADYKVELRYGDGRVRLIPFLSLPISDLPKDFFPMTCKTCVDYTNALSDVTVGYMGGEGDQWVIVRNDRGAEILGGLGRDVILGPVGSAGKRAGAVKGFIANTALAAGGLPLRRMPNWVRPIVSWLQPRFGPRGLEFARARLEMKAAETILHLRRTMPAKMKNMVPRHVWDIAKPYDLTPEPGERDPKAVAPRD; encoded by the coding sequence ATGGATTTGCGCGATCCCGCCCCCCGCAGTCTGTGCACGGATTGTGGTGTATCGCGCATGAAAGACCCGTCCATGTGTGGGCGGGCATGTCAGTTTATCCAACCTGATTATCCAGCTTTGGAAGCCCAAATTCACGGGCGCGTTCGAGGCATTGGCGACGAGATGTACTTTGGCGCCTTCAAAGCAATGTACAAAGCCCGGATGGCGACCCCCAAGACGGGGGCCCAGTGGACAGGGATCACTACCTCTTTGGCTGCGGATTTGCTGGACAAGGGCAAAGTCGATGCGGTGCTGTGTGTTGTGCCGGACCCCGAAGATGTATGGAAGCCCCGCCCGACATTGATCACAGATGCGCAGAACATGGCGCAGGCCCGCGGTATGCGGATGGGGTACGCGCCGCTGCTTGCCTTGCTGGAAGAGGCGCAGGCGCGGGGGTATTCGCGCCTTTGTGTGGTCGGTATCCCATGCCAGATTTACGCGCTTCGTGCTTTGGAGGCCGATCTTGGGTTTGAACGGATTTATGTGATTGGAACACCGTGTTCTGACAACACCACCACCGAGAACTTCCACAGCTTTTTAGCGCTTTTGGATGAGGATCCGGAAACGATAACTTATCTGGAATTTCGCGCCGATTATAAGGTGGAATTGCGCTATGGCGATGGTCGCGTGCGCCTGATCCCTTTTCTAAGCCTTCCGATCAGCGACCTGCCAAAAGATTTTTTCCCGATGACCTGCAAAACCTGTGTGGACTACACCAACGCGCTGTCTGATGTCACCGTGGGATATATGGGGGGTGAGGGTGATCAATGGGTGATTGTGCGCAACGACCGTGGTGCAGAAATTTTGGGCGGTCTGGGGCGCGACGTCATATTGGGGCCTGTCGGTTCTGCAGGCAAACGCGCCGGGGCTGTGAAGGGTTTCATTGCGAATACGGCGCTGGCCGCAGGCGGGCTGCCTTTGCGGCGTATGCCAAACTGGGTCCGTCCAATTGTCAGCTGGTTGCAACCGCGGTTTGGGCCACGGGGGTTGGAATTCGCACGCGCCCGGCTTGAAATGAAAGCCGCTGAGACGATCTTGCATTTGCGCCGGACCATGCCCGCGAAGATGAAGAATATGGTGCCGCGGCATGTTTGGGACATTGCAAAACCATATGATTTGACACCGGAACCCGGTGAACGCGATCCAAAGGCGGTTGCGCCACGCGATTGA